One genomic segment of Mytilus galloprovincialis chromosome 5, xbMytGall1.hap1.1, whole genome shotgun sequence includes these proteins:
- the LOC143074182 gene encoding uncharacterized protein LOC143074182 has translation MFYMFPINFGKIQTTHLDERRAVCAEFVDCIFKCTLMNEMDTSIFPLFSVLLIMKIAAITCDKNTLYHSSTEVPHNWTGLDSSHLSITRDQPATSTTVSLHILSKRLLTDLTQSTILVTSNSSNTEINSTDKPVPALLMSTGKTRSSLNDLTMMSDSALLNARIIEASHVLATSSSSVKVKAFVAVTASVLETYTLTKNSSINTASLKTAYSSVNARSNITATSSVNGISNIAATVYVNATPFLTPTPSVHSTSSQVTAYSANTTSSITTTVSANETSSIAATFPTNETSSIASLPANARSSITTTFPENATASITATSPVLATSSITAASSVNVISSITTSFPANATSSITPTSSAKHASSIAATATLYAPFSITSIVSILTTTPSSATVTTFIKITTSTSLVNTSV, from the exons atgttttatatgtttcCTATAAATTTTGGGAAAATCCAGACTACACACCTTGATGAAAGAAGAGCGGTTTGTGCTGAATTTGTGGACTGTATATTCAAATGTACACTGATGAATGAG ATGGACACTTCTATTTTTCCCCTTTTTAGTgtgcttttaataatgaaaattgcag CAATAACATGTGACAAGAATACATTATATCATTCAAGTACAGAAGTACCACACAATTGGACGGGCTTAGACTCATCTCACTTATCAATAACAAGAGACCAACCTGCAACATCAACTACTGTTTCTCTACATATTCTATCGAAGAGACTTTTGACGGATTTAACACAATCTACCATATTGGTTACATCAAACTCATCAAATACCGAAATCAATTCCACCGATAAGCCAGTTCCAGCGTTATTAATGTCAACCGGAAAAACACGTTCGTCTTTAAATGATTTGACTATGATGTCAGACAGTGCACTATTAAACGCAAGAATCATAGAGGCATCTCATGTATTAGCAACATCCTCATCGTCTGTAAAAGTCAAAGCCTTTGTAGCAGTCACGGCCTCTGTGTTAGAAACATACACTTTAACAAAAAACTCTTCTATAAATACTGCATCCCTTAAAACAGCATATTCCTCTGTAAATGCCAGATCAAACATAACAGCGACATCCTCTGTCAATGGCATATCAAATATAGCAGCAACTGTCTATGTAAATGCTACACCCTTTTTGACACCCACACCTTCTGTACATTCCACATCATCACAAGTAACAGCTTACTCTGCAAATACAACATCCTCAATAACAACGACTGTCTCTGCAAATGAAACATCCTCAATAGCAGCAACTTTCCCTACAAATGAAACATCCTCTATAGCATCTTTACCTGCAAATGCACGATCGTCCATAACAACAACTTTCCCTGAAAATGCCACTGCCTCTATAACAGCAACTTCCCCTGTATTAGCCACATCCTCCATTACAGCCGCATCCTCTGTAAATGTAATATCTTCTATAACAACAAGTTTTCCTGCAAATGCCACATCCTCTATTACACCAACTTCCTCTGCAAAGCATGCCTCCTCTATAGCAGCAACTGCCACTTTATATGCTCCGTTCTCTATAACATCGATTGTCTCTATATTAACTACAACCCCATCTTCTGCTACAGTcacaacttttataaaaatcacTACCTCTACCTCT CTAGTCaacacttcagtttaa